The Candidatus Deferrimicrobiaceae bacterium genomic sequence GACGCGAGCCCCTTCTCCCCTTCGACCCGGATCTTGTCCGCGTAGGAAAGCTTCCAGTAGCGCTCCGGCGTCCCCGCGTTCCCCCGGATCAGGAGCCGGTGCGCAGGCGAAAGCTTCCGGATTCCCTTGAAGGCGCAATATGGGGCGGGCACGGACTGGTAGGCGAGATAGTGATGGATCGACGCAATATCGGGCTCGGCACGGAAGGCGGGATCCTGCAGGATCGCCTTGATCTCGGATGCGAAGAGGAACCGGTCGGGAAGGGCGGCATAAAAGAGCGGTTTCTTTCCGGCCCGGTCGCGCGCGAGGAACAACGCCTTCCGGCGATCGTCCCAGACCGCGAAGGCGAACATCCCGCGCAGGGAATCGACGCAGCTGGGACCGTGCTCTTCCCAGAGATGGACGAGCACCTCGGTGTCGGTGTTCGAGCGGAAGGCGTGGCCGCGCCCGACGAGCCATTTCCGCAGCTCCCGGTAGTTGTAGATCTCCCCGTTGAAGGTGACCCGGACGGAGCCGTCCTCGTTTGTCATCGGCTGGGCGCCGCTTGGAGAGAGGTCGATGATCGACAGCCGCGTGTGCCCCAACCCGACGTTACCGCGCGTCCAGACGCCGGTGTGATCCGGCCCCCGGTGGTGCAGGACCGCGGCCATCCGCTCGAGCAGGGCCGGTTCGGCCTCCCGGGCGGGATCCGCGTAGACGACTCCGAAGATGCCGCACATGGGCTTTGCGCCTCAGCCGCCTTCCCTGGCGACCAGGTACTCGACGTTGGCCTCGCCCGTCTTCACCTTCCGCATCGACAAGCCGAGCCCCGCGACGAACTCGGTCACTTCCTGCGGCGTGGACGGCTCGTACGGCCATCCGCCCACCCAGTCGCGGACGTCGGTCCAGAAGGCCATCCCGCGATTGCGCTTGTAGGTCAAGATCTCCTTGAGCGCGGAAAGTCTCTGCCTTGTCGATCTCCCAAGGAAGTAGTTTCGGTAGACGGACGCCACCTCCATCTTCCACCTGGTGGTTTGCGAGGACCGGTTGTACTTCTGCTTCGTCGCGATCCAGTAGGCGGAGTCGGCCGTCTTCTCGTACAAGGCGAGGTAGAAGAGACCGCCCGGCGCGATCCGTCCGGCCGTATTGCGGACGGCCTCCCACAGCGATCCGGTGTGGTGCAAGACGCCCCAGGAATAGACGATGTCCGCGGGTTCGAGCCCGTCGACGAACGCCTTGTCGAGGACGGAGCCGGAGAGCACCTGCCAGTGTGGCGGGTTGCCGGCCATCGCGCGAAGCCGCTCCGTGGTCTTGACCGAAAACGAATCGATGTCGAAGCTGACGATGCGCGCCGCCCCGGAGCGGAATGCCGCCAGCGAGTGAATCCCGCTGCCGCAGCCGACGTCGAGAAAGTATTTTCCCTTGAGGTCGGGCATTTCGAGAAAATCGAGCAGATGCTTCCGGGAGATTTCGACCCGTTCGTCACTGAAATTCTTCTCGACGAATCGCTCCCAGTTTCTGCCGAACGCAAACGTGTCGGCGCCCCGCCGTCCCCCTGAAGCCTCGGTCATCGTATCGCTCCCCCGTCTTTTCCGGCGCCGGCCCGGTCTATCACGCTCTGGTAATACGCAAGCAGTTTTTCGACGACCCGTTCGGGGCGAAGTGTCTGAAGCCGTTCCCCTGATTTCTCGCCCATCGCCGCCCGGGCTTCACCGGTCAGGGCGAGGGCACGCTCGACGGCAACCGCAAGCGCCGCCGGATTTCCCGCCTCGAACAACAGGCCGCTCTCGCCATCCGTCAGCAGTTGCTCGAGGCTGGTGCCCCGGGTTCCGAGGATCACGCAGCGCTGCGCCATCGCTTCCAGGCAGACATTCGGGAAATTCTCGACAAGCGAAGGGATGAGGACCGCCGCGGCGTGTTTCATCACGGGGTACAGCAGGTCATGCCTCATGTCCCCGAGAAAGAGCACCCGTCCCCGATGCGGTCCCGCCTTCTGCCACAGGTGGTCGATGACGGAGGCGCCCTTGTATCCCCCCTGCTCGCGTCCGACCAGGACGACCAGCAGATCGGGATGCCTGCCCAGCAGTTCGGGGAGGGCGTCGGCGATCGTGATCATGCCCTTCGCAATGCTGAAACGACCTACGAACAACAGATACGGCCTTCCCTGAAGCAGCTCGCGGTATACGGAGTCGTCGGTCCGCTCCGTATCCATGACGAACGGCGTCTCGATGACCGTGACCGGACGTCCGAGATCCTTCTCGACCACCGCACCCACGAAGCCGCAGGGCCCGAAGATGCCGTCGGCCCGCAGGAGGCCTTGCCGTTCCAGCCATTGCTGATCGTGCAGGACAGGCATCGGCATCGAGTCGTATTCCCCGAATTTTGCCCAAAGCGGCGAATAGCTGGAAAGGCGAACGACGGCGGGAATTCCGCGGGGGCGAAAAAGCGAAAGCCCGCCCAGGTGCGGGAACTGGACGATCGAAAACGGCGCCCTTCGGTGTTCATTTTTCACCCGGCCGCACAAGCACTGGCTCCGCTTCAACATCCAGATCGCGCTGTAGTGGCGTCGAAGCGTGATGCGGTTCAGGAGCCCCGCCCAGGGGATCGTGCTCTTGGTAGCGACCCGGTGCACTTCGATCCCGTCGTGCACAAGTC encodes the following:
- a CDS encoding class I SAM-dependent methyltransferase → MTEASGGRRGADTFAFGRNWERFVEKNFSDERVEISRKHLLDFLEMPDLKGKYFLDVGCGSGIHSLAAFRSGAARIVSFDIDSFSVKTTERLRAMAGNPPHWQVLSGSVLDKAFVDGLEPADIVYSWGVLHHTGSLWEAVRNTAGRIAPGGLFYLALYEKTADSAYWIATKQKYNRSSQTTRWKMEVASVYRNYFLGRSTRQRLSALKEILTYKRNRGMAFWTDVRDWVGGWPYEPSTPQEVTEFVAGLGLSMRKVKTGEANVEYLVAREGG
- a CDS encoding glycosyltransferase family 4 protein; amino-acid sequence: MRIAYVTPEYVTERSFSGGLANYVHRLSLSLIGMGHEPVVFVPADRDERLVHDGIEVHRVATKSTIPWAGLLNRITLRRHYSAIWMLKRSQCLCGRVKNEHRRAPFSIVQFPHLGGLSLFRPRGIPAVVRLSSYSPLWAKFGEYDSMPMPVLHDQQWLERQGLLRADGIFGPCGFVGAVVEKDLGRPVTVIETPFVMDTERTDDSVYRELLQGRPYLLFVGRFSIAKGMITIADALPELLGRHPDLLVVLVGREQGGYKGASVIDHLWQKAGPHRGRVLFLGDMRHDLLYPVMKHAAAVLIPSLVENFPNVCLEAMAQRCVILGTRGTSLEQLLTDGESGLLFEAGNPAALAVAVERALALTGEARAAMGEKSGERLQTLRPERVVEKLLAYYQSVIDRAGAGKDGGAIR